One Hemiscyllium ocellatum isolate sHemOce1 chromosome 45, sHemOce1.pat.X.cur, whole genome shotgun sequence genomic region harbors:
- the rab3da gene encoding RAB3D, member RAS oncogene family, a yields the protein MASANDTKQVQKDAADQNFDYMFKLLIIGNSSVGKTSFLFRYADDSFTSAFVSTVGIDFKVKTVYRNEKRVKLQIWDTAGQERYRTITTAYYRGAMGFLLMYDIANQDSFSAVHDWATQIKTYSWDNAQVILVGNKSDLEDDRVVPAEDGRRLADELGFEFFEASAKENINVKQVFERLVDIICVKMSESLDGDPTLMSNNKNSSLAENPPSQPSSCAC from the exons ATGGCCTCAGCGAATGACACCAAACAAGTGCAGAAAGATGCTGCGGATCAGAATTTTGACTACATGTTCAAGTTGCTGATCATTGGCAATAGCAGTGTTGGCAAAACCTCATTTCTGTTTCGGTACGCAGATGACTCATTCACCTCTGCCTTTGTCAGCACAGTCGGCATTGACTTCAAAGTGAAAACTGTCTACAGAAACGAGAAGAGGGTGAAGCTACAAATATGG GACACTGCAGGTCAAGAACGTTACCGGACCATCACTACAGCCTATTACAGGGGTGCCATGGGATTTCTGTTGATGTACGACATTGCCAACCAGGACTCCTTCAGTGCTGTGCATGATTG GGCTACCCAAATCAAAACCTACTCCTGGGACAATGCTCAGGTAATCCTAGTTGGCAATAAATCTGACCTGGAAGATGACCGTGTTGTCCCTGCAGAAGATGGAAGGCGATTGGCTGACGAATTAG GCTTTGAGTTTTTCGAAGCAAGCGCCAAAGAAAACATTAACGTGAAGCAGGTTTTTGAACGCCTAGTCGACATCATCTGCGTGAAGATGTCTGAGAGTCTCGATGGCGATCCCACACTGATGAGCAACAACAAGAATTCATCCCTCGCTGAGAATCCCCCCTCACAACCAAGCAGCTGTGCATGCTAG